The Lycium ferocissimum isolate CSIRO_LF1 chromosome 1, AGI_CSIRO_Lferr_CH_V1, whole genome shotgun sequence genome includes a region encoding these proteins:
- the LOC132054581 gene encoding 26S proteasome regulatory subunit 6A homolog: MATPMAEDSSNFEDELYNMSTDDIIRASRLLDNELRILKEEVQRTNLELDSFKEKIKENQEKIKLNKQLPYLVGNIVEILEMNPEEEDEEDGANIDLDSQRKGKCVVLKTSTRQTIFLPVVGLVDPDKLKPGDLVGVNKDSYLILDTLPSEYDSRVKAMEVDEKPTEDYNDIGGLEKQIQELVEAIVLPMTHKERFQKLGVRPPKGVLLYGPPGTGKTLMARACAAQTNATFLKLAGPQLVQMFIGDGAKLVRDAFQLAKEKSPCIIFIDEIDAIGTKRFDSEVSGDREVQRTMLELLNQLDGFSSDDRIKVIAATNRADILDPALMRSGRLDRKIEFPHPTEEARARILQIHSRKMNVNPDVNFEELARSTDDFNGAQLKAVCVEAGMLALRRDATEVTHEDFNEGIIQVQAKKKASLNYYA; the protein is encoded by the exons ATGGCGACACCAATGGCTGAGGACAGTAGTAACTTCGAAGATGAACTGTATAACATGTCCACTGATGATATTATTAGGGCTTCCCGTCTTCTTGACAACGAATTACGAATTTTAAAG GAAGAAGTGCAGAGAACGAATCTAGAGTTGGATTCATTCAAGGAAAAGATAAAGGAGAATCAGGAGAAAATCAAGCTCAACAAACAACTTCCTTACTTGGTCGGCAACATTGTTGAG ATTTTGGAAATGAATCCAGAGGAAGAGGATGAGGAGGATGGTGCAAATATTGATCTTGACTCACAAAGGAAGGGCAAATGTGTTGTGCTGAAAACATCCACGCGCCAG ACAATTTTCCTGCCTGTTGTTGGCCTTGTTGACCCGGACAAGTTAAAGCCTGGTGATCTGGTCGGAGTAAACAAAGACAGTTATTTGATATTAGACACATTGCCATCTGAATACGATTCACGGGTGAAGGCAAtggaagttgatgaaaaacCAACTGAAGACTACAATGATATTGGAGGCCTTGAGAAACAGATTCAAGAACTAGTAGAGGCAATTGTTTTACCTATGACGCACAAAGAACGGTTCCAGAAATTAGGCGTTCGTCCTCCAAAAGGAGTTCTTTTGTATGGGCCTCCTGGGACTGGGAAAACTCTCATGGCCCGAGCCTGTGCTGCACAAACAAATGCCACTTTTCTTAAGCTAGCAGGACCGCAGCTTGTGCAG ATGTTCATTGGAGATGGGGCAAAACTTGTTCGTGATGCTTTCCAGCTGGCAAAGGAGAAATCACCCTGCATCATTTTTATTGATGAGATTGATGCTATAGGCACAAAGCGTTTTGATAG TGAAGTTAGTGGGGATCGAGAGGTCCAAAGAACCATGTTGGAGTTACTTAATCAGCTTGATGGTTTCAGCAGTGATGATCGGATAAAG GTGATAGCAGCAACGAACCGAGCCGATATTTTGGATCCTGCTTTGATGCGGTCTGGTCGATTGGATCGTAAGATTGAGTTCCCCCATCCTACAGAGGAAGCTAGGGCTCGAATCTTGCAG ATTCACTCTAGAAAGATGAATGTTAACCCTGATGTCAATTTTGAGGAGTTGGCTCGATCCACAGATGATTTTAATGGGGCTCAATTAAAAGCTGTATGCGTTGAGGCTGGCATGTTAGCACTCCGCCGTGATGCCACTGAG